A segment of the Streptomyces sp. NBC_00376 genome:
GCCGGCGGCCCTGGCTATCGCAGCGCGCTGAGTCCTGGAATGAAGGCCACCAGAAGCGGGACCACCGGCACCAGCGCGGCCGCCGCGGTCAGCCGGAGCCGACGGCCCGCGGTGAGCCGGTCGGCCGGGGTGAGCAACCGGTTCACCCGCAGCGGCAACTGTGCGTCCGGCGCCGGGCAGGGGCCGAACACGCCCCGGTCCTCGTTGAGTTCCACCAGGGCCAGGGCGATCGTCAGCCGGCCGAAGCGCTTCGACGCCACGTCGTCCGCGGCCAGTTCGACCAGCCTGTGCATCTCGTCGCGGAACGCCGCGAACACCGGTACCTGCGGGAACCCGGTCGCCAGCGCGCCGGAGCAGTGCAGCAGCCAGTCGTGCCGTGCGTTCGCGTGCCCCTGCTCATGGGCCAGCACCGCATCCAGCTGACGGCCTTTCAGGCGCCTGAGTGCCGTGGTGGTGATGACCAGTTGAGGCGCGGAGCCCGGCAGCCACCAGGCGTCCGGACGCTCGCCCTCCAGCACGACGAGACGTCCGCTGCCGGGCTTCTCGCCCGGCATCAGCGGGGCACGCATCAGGAGTTCGGCGCGCCGCTGCCTGCGACGCACCTGGGCCCGGTGGATCTCTCGGGTCAGCATCACCGCCGACCACAGCCCGCCGAGCGCCAGCAGCACGGCCATGGCGGCGGACCACCGGCCGTGCCCGCCCAACGCGTAGGCCTCCACCACCGCGTGCGGCGCCGGCGCGAACACATGCCCGCGCACCGCCTGCCAGGCGGCGGCCGCGCTGAACGTCATGGAGAGCGCGAACGAGAGCAGCACCCCGGCCACCACGCACTGCCACACCCACAGCGCCACGACGGGCTCGCGCTCCGGCCATCGGGCCCTGGCCATCAGCCGCGGGGTCAGGACGGCGGCCAGTGCACCGAGCAGCAGCAGTGCGAGGGAGACCAACATGACGTCAGCCTATGAGGGGTGCGGTACCCACGGGTATGGCTGTGCGCGGCAAGTGACGCAGACCACGGTTTGACCGGCCGGCTGTCTCACAGAGCGAGCAGCATCGCGAACATGGCCATCCCCATCGTCAGCCGGCAGGCGAGCGCCATCTCGGGCCGCGCGGTCCAGGAGCCGCCGGCCGGGCCACCGCCACCGCCCGCCGGGACGGGAGCGGCGGCCACGGGTATCAGCCGGGCCCCCGACCGCAGCACGTACACCGCGTAGTAGGCGAGCAGCAGCCCGGTCAGCGCAGGGACGCCCCCGGCCGCCGCGACCCCGTGTCCCAGGTGTCCGCCGTGCGCCGCAGCGCCGCCCGGTGCCATCGTCAGGGCCATGTAGACCATCGCCGAGGACCCGACGAGATGGTGCAGATGGTGTCCGCTGCGCCGCGAGAACCACAGCGCGCGCAACGAGGCGGCCCCGAACAGCGCCGCGTACACCGCCCATGCCCACTCGGGGGGTGTCACGACGGCCGCCGGGACCGCCATGGCGGCCATGCCGAACCCCATCAGCGCCTCCGCACGCGCGGTCCTGCGCCCCTCCCCGGTCTCGCCGCGGGTGCGCAGCAGGCAGTACGCACCCGTCGTCGCGCACAAGGCCATCAGCAGCCAGCCCGACATCGCCGATCCGTGCACAGCGCACCTCCCCCTGGCCGTACGACGCGGTTCCCCTTGGTCGATGCCCGGACAGGGACCGTCGTACGCGGCGCACTGAAGTACAAGGGGAGCGCGCGGCAGGAGCGTTTTCCCGCCGCGCGCTGCGTCTTCGTCCTCCCGCCGGCCGATTCGCCCTCTCGTCAGCCGAGAGTGAGGGACTTGAAGGCGCGTGCCTGCTCGGTGATGGCCCGCTCCGTGGGCAGCCGTTCCATGGAAGAGGCGCCGAAGAAACCGGCGATCCCCGAGGTGTGCTCCAGGACGTAACGGGCGTCCTCCGGTTCGGCGATCGGGCCGCCGTGGCAGAGCACGACGATGTCGGGATTGACGCGCTTCGCGGCGTCGTGCATCTCCTGCACGGCGGCGGCGGCCTGATCGAGCGTGAGCGCGGTCGAGGCGCCGATGGACCCCTTGGTGGTCAACCCGACGTGCGGTACGAGGACATCGGCACCCGCCCGCGCCATTTCGGCGGCCTGCTCGGGGTCGAACACATAGGGCGCGGTGAGCAGATCGCGTTCGTGGGCCTGGCGGATCATGTCGATCTCCAGACCGAAGCCCATGCCGGTCTCCTCCAGGTTCTCGCGGAACCTGCCGTCGTAGAGCCCGACGGTGGGGAAGTTCTGCACGCCGGTGAAGCCGATGGCCTTCAACTGGTCGAGGAAGTTGCCCATGATCCGGAACGGGTCGGTGCCGCACACCCCGGCGAGCACGGGGACGTCCCGCACCACGGGCAGGACCTCGCCCGCCATGTCGAGCACGATGGCGTTGGCGTCGCCGTACGGAAGCAGGCCCGCCAGCGAGCCCCGCCCGGCCATCCGGTACCGCCCGGAGTTGTAGATGATCAGCAGGTCGACGCCGCCGGCCTCCGCGCACTTGGCGGACAGGCCGGTGCCTGCGCCCGCGCCTATGACGGCCTTGCCTGCTGCGACCTGCTCGGTCAGGCGCGACAGGGCTTGGTTGCGGTTCACGGATGGACTCCTGATTCGGTCGGTGGGTTTCTCGCCGCTGCGACGTGCGGATGCGAGGTTCAGACGTTCGGGTGCGAACGTTCCTGGGTGCTGATCAGCTG
Coding sequences within it:
- a CDS encoding M56 family metallopeptidase, with amino-acid sequence MLVSLALLLLGALAAVLTPRLMARARWPEREPVVALWVWQCVVAGVLLSFALSMTFSAAAAWQAVRGHVFAPAPHAVVEAYALGGHGRWSAAMAVLLALGGLWSAVMLTREIHRAQVRRRQRRAELLMRAPLMPGEKPGSGRLVVLEGERPDAWWLPGSAPQLVITTTALRRLKGRQLDAVLAHEQGHANARHDWLLHCSGALATGFPQVPVFAAFRDEMHRLVELAADDVASKRFGRLTIALALVELNEDRGVFGPCPAPDAQLPLRVNRLLTPADRLTAGRRLRLTAAAALVPVVPLLVAFIPGLSALR
- a CDS encoding DUF5134 domain-containing protein — protein: MHGSAMSGWLLMALCATTGAYCLLRTRGETGEGRRTARAEALMGFGMAAMAVPAAVVTPPEWAWAVYAALFGAASLRALWFSRRSGHHLHHLVGSSAMVYMALTMAPGGAAAHGGHLGHGVAAAGGVPALTGLLLAYYAVYVLRSGARLIPVAAAPVPAGGGGGPAGGSWTARPEMALACRLTMGMAMFAMLLAL
- a CDS encoding phosphoenolpyruvate hydrolase family protein; its protein translation is MNRNQALSRLTEQVAAGKAVIGAGAGTGLSAKCAEAGGVDLLIIYNSGRYRMAGRGSLAGLLPYGDANAIVLDMAGEVLPVVRDVPVLAGVCGTDPFRIMGNFLDQLKAIGFTGVQNFPTVGLYDGRFRENLEETGMGFGLEIDMIRQAHERDLLTAPYVFDPEQAAEMARAGADVLVPHVGLTTKGSIGASTALTLDQAAAAVQEMHDAAKRVNPDIVVLCHGGPIAEPEDARYVLEHTSGIAGFFGASSMERLPTERAITEQARAFKSLTLG